The following proteins are encoded in a genomic region of Planococcus lenghuensis:
- a CDS encoding metal ABC transporter ATP-binding protein, protein MDSAVQLTNVQVSYQGKEALQDVELIIKSGNLTGIIGPNGAGKSTLLKAILNITPIDKGKIKVLGKPLTECRKRIAYVPQRSQFDWDFPIHVLDAVLMGVYPKLGIFKRPKKKQKEWAYECLEKVGLENFYNRQIGELSGGQQQRVFLARALAQNADLFFLDEPFVGIDMTSEETIIQLLKNLVKQGKTVVVVHHDLSKANDYFDEVVLLNKKVIHTGKPREVLQPDVMLKAYERELSFLREVGVN, encoded by the coding sequence ATGGATTCTGCAGTGCAGTTAACGAATGTTCAAGTGTCTTATCAAGGCAAAGAAGCCCTTCAAGATGTGGAGTTGATAATTAAATCCGGAAATCTAACAGGCATTATCGGGCCCAATGGCGCTGGAAAATCCACCTTATTAAAAGCGATATTAAATATTACGCCGATTGATAAGGGGAAGATTAAAGTTCTCGGAAAGCCCTTAACTGAATGTCGTAAAAGAATCGCGTATGTGCCGCAACGGAGTCAATTTGATTGGGATTTTCCAATCCATGTGCTTGATGCTGTTTTGATGGGGGTCTATCCCAAGCTTGGCATCTTTAAGCGCCCAAAGAAAAAACAAAAAGAATGGGCCTACGAGTGTTTAGAGAAAGTAGGTCTAGAAAACTTTTACAATCGGCAAATCGGGGAACTTTCAGGAGGGCAACAGCAACGTGTCTTTCTGGCCAGGGCATTGGCCCAAAATGCCGATCTCTTTTTTTTAGATGAACCTTTTGTTGGAATTGATATGACCAGCGAAGAAACGATCATTCAGCTTTTAAAGAATTTGGTCAAGCAAGGTAAAACAGTGGTGGTGGTCCACCATGATCTAAGTAAAGCGAACGACTATTTTGATGAAGTGGTTTTATTAAACAAAAAAGTTATCCATACCGGTAAGCCCCGTGAAGTATTGCAGCCAGACGTGATGCTGAAAGCTTACGAACGCGAATTATCCTTTTTACGGGAAGTTGGAGTGAACTAG
- a CDS encoding metal ABC transporter permease, whose protein sequence is MVFIEGLIQYNFLEKALLTSIMVGIICGVLGCFIILRGMALMGDAISHAVLPGVAISYALGINFFFGAVFTGVLTAIGIGFVTQNSRIKHDASIGILFSAAFALGIILITVLESSTDLYHILFGNVLAVRPSDMWITLIIGLVVLLSIYLFYKELLVTSFDPTMAKVYGLPVRMIHYFLMTLLTMVTVASLQTVGIVLVVAMLITPAATAYLLTDRLSIMIFLSAGLGAGASVIGLYFSFVYNLASGATIVLTSTALFLLAFLFSPKQGIVSRKLRSKRKRLEVLG, encoded by the coding sequence ATGGTATTTATCGAAGGCCTTATCCAGTACAATTTTTTGGAAAAGGCGTTATTGACTTCAATCATGGTAGGCATTATTTGCGGAGTTCTGGGCTGTTTTATCATTTTAAGGGGGATGGCTCTTATGGGAGATGCGATTTCCCATGCCGTTTTACCAGGCGTAGCGATTTCCTATGCACTTGGCATCAATTTTTTCTTCGGTGCTGTTTTTACAGGGGTATTAACCGCAATAGGAATCGGTTTTGTCACTCAGAATAGTCGCATTAAACATGATGCATCCATTGGTATATTATTTTCTGCTGCGTTTGCCTTGGGTATTATTCTTATTACTGTGCTCGAGAGCAGTACGGATTTATACCATATTCTATTTGGCAATGTATTGGCAGTACGCCCTTCAGATATGTGGATTACGCTAATTATAGGATTAGTTGTACTGCTGTCGATTTACCTGTTTTATAAAGAACTTCTTGTTACTTCTTTTGATCCGACCATGGCGAAAGTCTATGGACTCCCTGTGAGAATGATTCATTACTTTTTGATGACTCTTCTAACCATGGTGACGGTAGCTTCTTTGCAGACTGTAGGGATTGTTCTGGTAGTGGCCATGCTCATCACACCAGCTGCCACAGCGTATTTACTGACAGATCGTTTGTCGATCATGATTTTTCTTTCAGCTGGTTTGGGTGCTGGAGCCTCGGTGATCGGCTTGTATTTTAGTTTCGTTTACAATCTGGCATCCGGAGCAACCATTGTCTTAACTTCCACTGCTTTGTTCTTATTGGCCTTTCTTTTCTCCCCGAAACAAGGAATTGTAAGCAGAAAATTAAGGAGTAAAAGAAAGCGGCTGGAAGTACTGGGATGA
- a CDS encoding metal ABC transporter substrate-binding protein: MNKKLKLLFFSLISLITLTGCADSQLGSSTTSAEEEPLQVVTTYSIIYDIVKNVGGERVEIHSLAPVGSNPHEYEPLPLDVQKTTDAEIVFYNGLNLEAGNSWFEKLMQTAGKTGTEAPVFRLSEGVEPMFLTTEGNEGEEDPHAWLDVRNGIQYAENARDALIKVDPEHAKVYEENAEAYIAELETLHAAALERFKEIPEKKRILVTSEGAFKYFSEAYGFQAEYIWEINQENQGTPNQITRIVDIIEDENIEALFLETSIDPRSMETVARETGIQIKGEVFTDSLGKPGEEGESYIEMMEWNIETILEGLSD; the protein is encoded by the coding sequence ATGAATAAAAAACTAAAACTTTTGTTTTTCAGCTTGATTTCCCTGATTACTTTAACCGGATGTGCAGACAGTCAACTGGGAAGCAGCACAACAAGCGCAGAAGAGGAACCATTACAGGTAGTGACCACTTACTCGATTATTTATGATATTGTGAAAAACGTGGGCGGTGAGAGAGTAGAGATTCATAGCTTGGCACCGGTCGGTTCTAATCCACATGAGTATGAGCCCCTCCCGTTAGATGTCCAGAAAACAACCGATGCAGAAATTGTTTTCTACAATGGACTGAACCTTGAAGCGGGCAATTCATGGTTTGAAAAATTAATGCAAACGGCTGGAAAAACAGGAACAGAGGCTCCTGTCTTTCGATTAAGCGAAGGTGTGGAGCCGATGTTCTTAACAACAGAAGGGAACGAAGGGGAAGAAGATCCCCATGCTTGGCTTGATGTGCGTAATGGGATTCAGTATGCCGAAAATGCGAGAGATGCGTTGATAAAAGTGGATCCTGAACATGCAAAAGTTTATGAAGAAAATGCAGAGGCGTACATTGCTGAACTGGAAACTCTTCATGCAGCAGCACTAGAACGGTTTAAGGAAATACCAGAAAAAAAACGCATACTAGTAACAAGTGAAGGCGCCTTTAAATACTTTAGTGAGGCATACGGTTTCCAAGCGGAGTACATTTGGGAAATAAACCAGGAAAACCAGGGAACGCCTAACCAGATCACCCGTATCGTGGATATTATTGAAGATGAGAATATTGAGGCGCTATTTTTAGAGACGAGTATAGATCCGCGAAGCATGGAAACGGTCGCCAGAGAAACAGGCATCCAGATTAAAGGGGAGGTATTTACTGACTCGCTTGGAAAACCCGGAGAAGAAGGGGAATCATACATCGAGATGATGGAATGGAATATTGAAACAATCCTTGAAGGGTTGAGCGATTAA
- the mntR gene encoding transcriptional regulator MntR, whose protein sequence is MTLTTVSMEDYLEKIYLLIEEKGVARAADVAAALEVLPSSVSKMLKKLDEKELVKYEKYRGFTLTPKGSSLAKDIADKHHVLERLFHILEIPSENTYEEIEGMEHHIGKETSFCFRSLIRFLEENPDIRHFYLQYREEQIERLRNQGTRL, encoded by the coding sequence ATGACCTTGACAACTGTCAGTATGGAAGATTACCTTGAAAAAATATATCTGTTAATTGAGGAAAAGGGGGTTGCCCGCGCAGCAGATGTAGCCGCTGCGTTGGAAGTTCTGCCTTCCTCAGTAAGTAAAATGTTAAAAAAGCTCGATGAAAAAGAGCTTGTAAAGTATGAAAAATATCGAGGGTTCACACTGACACCAAAAGGCAGCAGCTTAGCGAAAGATATAGCAGACAAGCATCATGTATTGGAGAGATTATTCCATATACTCGAAATCCCATCGGAGAATACCTATGAGGAAATCGAAGGAATGGAACATCATATTGGAAAGGAAACTTCTTTTTGCTTTAGAAGTCTTATCCGGTTTTTAGAGGAAAACCCAGACATTAGACATTTCTATTTACAGTATCGGGAAGAACAAATCGAAAGATTGAGAAACCAAGGAACACGGCTATAG
- a CDS encoding IS3 family transposase (programmed frameshift), translating to MGKNVYSSEVKWAVVKGKLSGQLTTKEIMEKHGIKNESQIQTWMRWYRANKLYRFDQPIGKQYTYGHGPESASKEEKRDRQIANLKMENEIIKKVFGDGKGAEKKIVLQLVGKFRGKYTVKAVLAALGVPRSTYYRWLAEGIAETVTAEEEAIIQLCRQTKYRNGHRKIRHLLKNRHGIKLNRNTVQRIMQKHNLQCRVKPKRKWKSQGESVIIAPNLLVRNFTVDAPNKKWVTDITYIQYGHTILYLSTIMDLYNNEIVAYKLYDHQQTPLVADTLREALRVRGNPKGVIVHSDQGSVYTSYAYQELIRKEHLVSSMSRRGNCWDNAVIESFHSSLKSEEFQYIKFNSMTVQEVTDKVEMYLNYYNEERIQEKLGYRTPKEFGALAA from the exons ATGGGCAAAAACGTGTATTCAAGCGAAGTGAAATGGGCAGTCGTCAAGGGCAAATTGAGCGGTCAATTAACGACAAAAGAGATTATGGAGAAGCATGGCATCAAAAATGAGTCCCAAATCCAAACGTGGATGAGATGGTATCGGGCAAATAAGCTGTATCGCTTTGATCAGCCGATCGGCAAGCAGTATACGTATGGACACGGACCGGAAAGTGCAAGTAAAGAGGAAAAACGGGACCGGCAGATCGCGAACTTGAAAATGGAGAATGAGATCATAA AAAAAGTATTTGGAGATGGAAAAGGAGCTGAGAAAAAAATAGTCCTCCAGTTAGTGGGGAAATTCAGAGGGAAATATACCGTAAAAGCGGTCCTGGCGGCCCTTGGCGTACCACGATCTACTTATTACCGGTGGCTGGCCGAAGGCATAGCGGAAACGGTGACAGCTGAGGAAGAAGCGATTATTCAACTATGCCGCCAGACCAAGTATCGTAATGGTCACCGGAAAATCCGACATCTCCTGAAGAACCGGCATGGCATCAAGCTGAATCGGAATACCGTGCAGCGGATCATGCAGAAACACAACCTGCAGTGCCGAGTGAAACCGAAACGGAAATGGAAGTCACAGGGTGAGTCGGTTATCATAGCGCCGAACCTGCTGGTGCGCAATTTCACAGTGGATGCACCAAACAAGAAGTGGGTAACGGATATCACGTACATCCAATACGGCCACACGATACTTTATCTGTCCACGATCATGGACTTGTATAACAACGAAATCGTTGCCTATAAGCTCTATGATCACCAACAGACGCCACTTGTGGCAGATACACTGCGGGAAGCGTTGCGTGTCCGGGGCAATCCTAAAGGCGTTATCGTCCACTCCGACCAAGGGAGCGTCTATACCTCATATGCTTACCAGGAACTGATCCGGAAGGAGCACCTGGTCAGCAGTATGTCCCGGCGCGGCAACTGTTGGGATAATGCGGTCATTGAATCCTTTCATTCCTCGCTTAAGTCAGAGGAATTTCAGTATATCAAGTTCAATTCAATGACCGTTCAAGAGGTCACTGACAAGGTGGAAATGTACCTGAACTATTATAACGAAGAACGAATCCAAGAAAAATTAGGCTACCGGACTCCGAAAGAATTCGGAGCTTTGGCAGCCTAA
- a CDS encoding IS630 family transposase (programmed frameshift), with translation MNPCTYDNLEQRLAEIHRLLKTETNVRHYQRIHVIHLHLQGYRNGEIAKIEKLTEKTVGTYIKKYRTLGVDGLKMGHSPGAPPRLTPEQEEQVYEVVLNRTPSEVGLKTTMNWTGPLVREWIRREFDVRYTNRDVLSLLQRLGFSHTRPTYTLAKADPVKQGVFRTGFQDVKKLASGEIDTILFQDESTIRDYMAIGYTWFLKGKQRKIPTTGQHQSVKLLGVLDYETGAVFCLQDQLFNGETFLCFLKQVLVQYPAGKIVMVLDNARIHHAKLIQPFLAEQQERLELLFLPPYSPDLNPIEGLWKWLKMSVVYNVFYSSIQAIHQNVQAFISEINQTPAAVIDRLCLIL, from the exons ATGAATCCCTGCACGTATGACAACTTGGAACAGCGACTCGCAGAGATTCACCGGCTGCTGAAAACCGAAACGAATGTCCGCCACTATCAGCGGATCCACGTCATTCATCTTCACTTGCAGGGATACCGGAACGGGGAAATCGCCAAGATCGAAAAACTGACGGAGAAGACGGTTGGCACCTACATCAAAAAGTACCGGACCCTGGGGGTGGATGGCCTGAAAATGGGCCATTCCCCCGGCGCGCCTCCCCGGTTGACACCCGAACAGGAAGAACAGGTCTATGAGGTCGTCCTCAACCGGACGCCCTCGGAAGTCGGATTGAAAACCACCATGAATTGGACCGGTCCGCTCGTCCGCGAGTGGATCCGGCGGGAATTCGATGTCCGGTACACCAACCGGGACGTGCTGAGCCTTCTCCAACGCCTCGGGTTTAGCCATACACGGCCCACCTATACATTGGCCAAAGCGGATCCCGTTAAACAGGGAGTGTTCCGGACCGGGTTCCAAGATGTA AAAAAACTAGCGTCTGGTGAAATCGACACGATCCTCTTCCAAGACGAATCGACGATTCGCGACTACATGGCGATCGGCTATACCTGGTTTCTGAAAGGAAAGCAGCGGAAGATCCCGACGACCGGCCAGCATCAAAGCGTCAAACTGCTCGGTGTGCTGGATTACGAAACAGGCGCCGTCTTCTGTTTACAGGATCAGCTGTTCAATGGCGAAACGTTCCTGTGCTTTCTCAAGCAGGTGCTGGTCCAGTACCCGGCCGGGAAGATCGTCATGGTCCTTGATAATGCCCGGATCCATCATGCCAAGCTGATCCAGCCTTTTTTGGCCGAACAGCAGGAGCGCCTGGAACTTCTCTTTCTGCCGCCCTACAGCCCGGACCTCAACCCGATTGAAGGCCTCTGGAAATGGCTGAAGATGTCAGTGGTGTACAATGTGTTCTACTCATCCATCCAAGCTATCCATCAAAACGTGCAGGCTTTCATTTCGGAGATCAACCAAACCCCGGCTGCCGTCATTGACCGCCTCTGTTTGATTCTGTAA
- a CDS encoding AbrB/MazE/SpoVT family DNA-binding domain-containing protein produces MPQIKQKASHREAKLQSWGNSKAVRLTKDILEEAGFNATDDTVLDVEIEPNRISLVQKSKLTPFQKLFVGYNGGKPEPEALWDEAEPVGKEDW; encoded by the coding sequence ATGCCGCAAATCAAGCAGAAAGCTAGTCATCGAGAGGCTAAACTTCAGAGTTGGGGTAACAGTAAAGCAGTCCGACTTACAAAAGATATCCTTGAGGAAGCCGGGTTCAATGCAACCGATGATACTGTACTTGATGTAGAGATTGAACCAAATCGAATTTCTTTAGTTCAAAAAAGCAAGTTAACTCCGTTTCAAAAGTTATTTGTTGGATATAATGGCGGAAAACCCGAGCCTGAAGCACTCTGGGATGAAGCGGAACCAGTCGGAAAAGAAGACTGGTAA
- a CDS encoding type II toxin-antitoxin system PemK/MazF family toxin → MTRFFKVGDIIKIDMSPAKGHEQQGYRPAIVVSEENVHKETDLIWVLPITNTNKGYPTHVPVNGKTKNNKKNGATNQTTGYVLCEKIKAIDPLARAARLTDEADQDLIEDCKAVIDAITYIG, encoded by the coding sequence ATGACAAGATTTTTTAAAGTCGGTGATATTATAAAGATCGATATGTCCCCGGCAAAAGGGCACGAACAGCAAGGTTATCGTCCAGCCATCGTAGTTTCAGAAGAAAATGTACATAAAGAGACCGATTTAATTTGGGTCTTGCCAATCACCAATACGAATAAAGGTTACCCAACTCATGTACCAGTAAATGGAAAAACCAAGAATAATAAGAAAAACGGAGCAACCAATCAGACAACGGGGTATGTATTGTGTGAAAAGATAAAAGCAATCGATCCATTGGCTAGAGCAGCAAGATTAACAGACGAGGCCGATCAAGACCTGATTGAAGATTGTAAGGCTGTTATCGATGCCATTACTTATATAGGATGA